The bacterium DNA segment CAGGGCCTGTCGATGAACGACGTGGTGGTCAACCGTGGCGCCACCGCCGGCATGGTGGAGCTGCGGGTGGACATCGGCCAGGAGTTCATGGCCAACATCCGCGCCGACGGCCTGATCCTGGCCTCGCCCACCGGCTCGACCGCCTATTCGTTGTCGGCCGGCGGGCCCATCCTGCACCCGGCAATCGCCGGATGGGTGATGGTTCCCATCGCGTCGCACACGCTGTCCAACCGCCCCATCGTGCTGCCAGACAGCGCCGAGGTGCGCATCACGGTGGTGGCCGGCCGCGATGCCTCGGTCAACTTCGACATGCAGCGCCTGGCCAGCCTGCTGCACGGCGACGAAATCCGCATGCAGCGTTCGGCGCACAAGGTGCGCTTCCTGCATC contains these protein-coding regions:
- a CDS encoding NAD kinase — protein: LEEIAHFLVRQGLEVSFENQTAMATGVTDFDALDFDAIGARCDLAVVVGGDGTMLGFAREVARHGLPLVGINQGRLGFITDVPIGQFREALTPMIAGDFEEEHRTMLEGEVWRDGHCIFQGLSMNDVVVNRGATAGMVELRVDIGQEFMANIRADGLILASPTGSTAYSLSAGGPILHPAIAGWVMVPIASHTLSNRPIVLPDSAEVRITVVAGRDASVNFDMQRLASLLHGDEIRMQRSAHKVRFLH